The genomic DNA ACGATGGCCGCCCAGCTCGCTGCCACGATACTGGCCGAAACGATCGTAACGGCGATCGATCCCGTCGCCCGCAACCTGACGACCTCGCGGGGTGAAATTGTCTACCGCGATCTGCTGCTGGCGGTCGGCGCAGACCCCATCCGGCTCCCCATCGAGGGCGATGGTGCCGGTGACGTACTGTCGATCAACGATCTCGACGACTACACCGTGTTCCGCGCGCGACTCGAGGGCAAACGCTCGGTTGTGATCATCGGGGCCGGCCTGATCGGCTGCGAATTCGCCAACGATCTCGTCGGCCACGGCTACCAAGTGGCGCTGGTCGATCTGGCCGATCAGCCACTCGGACAGCTGGTCTCCCCGAAGCTCGGCACCGCACTGCAGAAGCGTTTCGCGGACATCGGTGTGGACTGGCGGCTCGGCCGTTCGGTCCAGCGCATCGACCGCACGGGTTCGGGTCTCCGGCTCACCCTGTCCGACGACATGGTCCTGACCGCGGACCTGGTGCTGTCCGCCATTGGACTGCGGCCGCGTCTACAGTTGGCACAGACGGCGGGGCTGGCGACGGCACGCGGCATCCACGTCGACCGCCACTTGCAGACCAGCGCGGCGCGCGTCTACGCGCTCGGGGACTGTGCAGAGGTCGACGGCCTGGTGCTGCCCTTCGTACTGCCGATCATGCACGCGGCGCGTGCCCTCGCGAAGACGCTGGCGGGCCAACCGACGCCGGTCAGCTATCCGGCCATGCCGGTGGTGGTGAAGACGCCGGCCTACCCCATGGTCCTTGCCCCGCCGGCAGTCGGCGGGGCAAGGGCTTGGGCGGAAACGGTGGCGGTCGATGGCGTCCGTGCCCTGCTCCACGGACCTGAGGGCGATCTGCTCGGCTTCGTCCTGGGGGGCACCGCCGTGGCGGAGAAACAGGCATTGACCCGGCAACTACCGCCGCTGCTGGCCTGACAAAAAAAACCCTGCTTGTTCAGCAGGGTTAAAAACGCTTTTCAGCGTCGGAGGAGTCGATCAAAACCACCACATGAGTCACCTGTGGCATGAGCCCGCTGG from Gammaproteobacteria bacterium includes the following:
- a CDS encoding FAD-dependent oxidoreductase produces the protein MSRGAAGEARPVVIVGSGLAGYTVAREFRKLDTATPLVIVTRDAGDFYSKPMLSNALAQDKGPTQLVHTECATMAAQLAATILAETIVTAIDPVARNLTTSRGEIVYRDLLLAVGADPIRLPIEGDGAGDVLSINDLDDYTVFRARLEGKRSVVIIGAGLIGCEFANDLVGHGYQVALVDLADQPLGQLVSPKLGTALQKRFADIGVDWRLGRSVQRIDRTGSGLRLTLSDDMVLTADLVLSAIGLRPRLQLAQTAGLATARGIHVDRHLQTSAARVYALGDCAEVDGLVLPFVLPIMHAARALAKTLAGQPTPVSYPAMPVVVKTPAYPMVLAPPAVGGARAWAETVAVDGVRALLHGPEGDLLGFVLGGTAVAEKQALTRQLPPLLA